The sequence CCTTTGTTTTTCTCTAGTGTGGCCCGCTTGAATTTTAGGtaagtgtgaccttatgaatacgttggatgataaataaacatcagtggGGTCTactaaggtttcaactgtggatgtcattatccggactctttccaatggtgtagttgaattgaactttagatatgattcaagtTCAGGGTCATGCACTAAAAtgggctggcaaaacagatgaatggcgtggatataaagcatatacatcacgatggcccatcTCCTAGAGTCTGGTTAGTAGGGATGTCGGTGGTGTTTGGTCACCGACCAATTGACTAAGGTTGGAAGCCTGTCATCGTTTTGAGAAAGTAGGAACGGCTGTCAAAccgcttattattattattttggcttCTAACAAGAAAATTCACATTATACTGAAAGGGCCTCTATGACAAACAGACCCCTGTAAAACCAGCCATTAAAATTAGAATTTTACTCTCTCTCTAAATCACTGCTCCCCGGGCAAGCTCTTGATGATATCCGAGTCACCTGGATCAATGATGCCGAGGCAGCACACCCGAAAATATTTGCCGCAAGCAGTGCCCAAATCCACATTATTCCCATTAAAGTGGTGAACTCCAACCTTTGCCAACATCGCATAGTGCTTGATCTCAGATTACCTAAGTGGAGGGCAGTTGTTTGCAATGATGATCAACTTACCTTTGGAGCTGCGAAGGGACCTGAGGACGGTCTTGTAACCGAGAGTGTACTTGCCGCTCTTCATCACAAGAGCCACCCGATTGTTGATGCTCTCATGAGTCTTCTTGGCCTTCTTTCCCGCCACCATTGTCGcagctctctctccctccctccctctctctctctaaaaatccTAAGATAGCAGAGGCAGCCCGGCCGTCAAATCGCTTATTATACATCTGCTGTCAAAAGCCTCCGATCGGACGGTTAAGATCACCTGATTGGGGTAGTGCGTAATCCATTttccatcagggtgggtcccatgctgatgAACGGTGAGATTCTTGTCCATGGCAATCAAATcccttctctcttcctcttcccAATATTCTTACAACACACAGCCCGCCCTTAGCTTCTGCCTCCAAATCAGCAAAACCATCAAACACCTCAAGCAGACTCACGCTCGCATCCTCCgcatctcaagtgggccccaccaaacccACCATCTCCTCCTCTCGCTCACCACCCAAATTCTCAGATTCCCCCATCACCTCTCCTATGCTCGCCATGTGTTCGATCAAATTCCCCACTGCCAAAACCAGTTCCTCTGGACCTCCCTCATCCGGTCCCACTCCCTCCATGGGCAATTTAGCCAGTCCCTGTCCATTTACACTAAAATGCACCGGAGCGACGTTCCACCCACTGCCTTCACCTTCTCGTCTGTGCTGACGGCCTGTGCCCGTTTGCCTGCGATGAAAGAAGGGCAACAGATTCACGATCGAGTAATCAAATCAGGGTTGTCTTGCAATAAGATCGTGCAGACGGTGCTTTTGGATATGTATGCGAAATGCGGTGTCGTCGATGATGCACGTGAGGTGTTCGATGCAATGTCTGAGAGAGATGTTGTTTCTTGGACGGCAATGGTTTCGGGTTATGCGAAGGTGGGCCTGATGGAAGATGCGagacaagtgtttgatgaaatgccggAGCGGAATGTTGTTTCTTGGACTGCTATGGTTGCTGGGTACGCGAATTTGGGGGATGTTGGTGCCGCCAGAGATCTGTTCGATAAAATGCCGGAGAAAAATGCAGTGTCATGGACGGCTATGATTGCGGGGTATGGGAAATGTGGAGATGTGGAAGGTGCCCGTCGTGTGTTTGACGGAGCACTTGCACTTGACTCCACTTCCTGGGCGGCCATGATCGCGTGCTATGCGCAGAATGGGTTCTCAAAAGAAGCAATAGAGACGTATAAGGAGATGAGGGGTGCAAATGTGGATGCCAATGAGGTGGCAATGGTGGCAGTGATCTCCGCTTGCACACAGCTTGGGGATGCTGACATGGCGGATTCAGTGGCAGAACATATGGAAGAGAGATGTGCTGAACTCACGCTTGTCGCAGCCAATGCCCTGGTCCATATGCACTCGAAATGTGGGAGCATAGACCAAGCATGCCGGATATTTTACAAAATGCCTAAGAAAGATGTAATCTCCTACACTGCATTGATCACCGGCCTCGCCGATCATGGGCGGGGCCAAGAAGCTCTAGAGTTCTTTGAAAGGATGCAAAAGGAAGGAATTGCACCCAACCAAATCACCTTCGTCGGTGTCCTCAATGCATGTAGCTACGTGGGCATGCTCGACGAGGGGTGCAAGTACTTCAAGCTGATGACACAGACATATGGGATCGTCCCACTAACTGAGCACTACGCGTGCATGGTGGACCTTCTTGGGCGAGCTGGGGAGCTCGAAGAGGCCCACAAGCTAATCGAGAGCATGACCGGTGCACCCGATGCGGGTGTATGGGGTGCTTTGTTAGGAGCTTGCAGGGTGCACTGCAATGCGAAACTGGGTGAAATTGCTGCCCAGCATCTGTTCAAAATTGAGCCCGAGAATACTGGGAACTATGTTCTTTTATCAAACATTTACGCATCCTTGAACAGATGGAATGAAGCGGCAAGGGTGAGGAATATGATGAGGGAGAGAGGAATGATGAAGTCCCCAGGATACAGCTGGATTTCAAAGTGATAAGGCCCGCTTCCACGCTTTTAACAATGGGCGTTGCATAAAACACAGAATGTTCCATGATTcttcacgtggggcccatgtctTCTGCCAATGGTAACCCAAGGATTGACGGTTAGATGAAAAGCAAACCGTCTCTCAATGCTAGAAATGTTAGTAAATCCAATGTTTTCACAACAGGAGAAATGACAGCATCGATGTTGATGGTATGCTGGCTAGTATTGGTGCTTCATTGCAAGAACCCCATCTCCGAGCCATTGCtatttcacattttccaagcagcCGCGTCGTCACAAGAGAATCACTTCCTAGTAGAGGAGCAACTCCAGTGGAAAAGGTTGAAAGTAAGAAACATGGGAGGAAGGCAATCCGTTCCAGAATGCAGGTATTATATTGGttggggcttgtttggattgtgAATTACATTAGTAATGTACTATAAAAGCAACATTGTTATCATTTTACCATGATAAACGAAACGCACGAATTGGTGGTCAAATGCAGATGTATTAGGAGATGAGtttgtaatcattacaattttacattgCATTGCAATGGAAATCTCGAACCTAAACACGTGCATCAATTTACGGATTTGAAGATTTGACGTTGAAGTAATGGAAAAGTATCATCACTACAATTTTACCATGATAAACCAAACATGGAATTGTCAGTCAAATGCAATGCTTTCAGGAGATAGGTAAAGGAATTTTTTATCATTGCACTTTTATAATACATTATTGATATAATTTGCAATCCAAATTGGCCTTTACAGATATTAAGGTTTAGGCTTTGTTGACAAGGAGGAAGTTTGTTTGTTGAAGGAAGGTTGAATACGAGACATTGGAGGAAGCCAATGCATCTCTCAAGACGTGTGTTTGGGAAGTTCATATGAAGCCTTCATATTGAAGAAAGGTTGAAGTGAGAAATTGGAGgaaaccaacccaacccaagatGCCATAGTTGTCAATAGTACCATTGCTAAAAGAATGGATGATGCCCACATTCAACCTGCACCTGCACCTGCACCTGTTGCTGTTGTTGTGTTGGACATTAGAGAAGTTCATGTGAAGAGAGGTTGAAGTGAGACAACATAGGTAACCAAGCAAACTCAAGATGCCGGTATAGTTGTTGGTGGTAACATTACCATAATAGCTATCTCGCACGATGCTTGCATGCAATCCACACCTGTTGCTGTCAAGCAAGATGTTAGAGAAGTTGTCAATAGTACCATTGCTAAAAGAATGGATGATGCCCACATTCAACCTGCACCTGCACATATCTCTGTT is a genomic window of Magnolia sinica isolate HGM2019 chromosome 15, MsV1, whole genome shotgun sequence containing:
- the LOC131227331 gene encoding putative pentatricopeptide repeat-containing protein At5g37570 → MAIKSLLSSSSQYSYNTQPALSFCLQISKTIKHLKQTHARILRISSGPHQTHHLLLSLTTQILRFPHHLSYARHVFDQIPHCQNQFLWTSLIRSHSLHGQFSQSLSIYTKMHRSDVPPTAFTFSSVLTACARLPAMKEGQQIHDRVIKSGLSCNKIVQTVLLDMYAKCGVVDDAREVFDAMSERDVVSWTAMVSGYAKVGLMEDARQVFDEMPERNVVSWTAMVAGYANLGDVGAARDLFDKMPEKNAVSWTAMIAGYGKCGDVEGARRVFDGALALDSTSWAAMIACYAQNGFSKEAIETYKEMRGANVDANEVAMVAVISACTQLGDADMADSVAEHMEERCAELTLVAANALVHMHSKCGSIDQACRIFYKMPKKDVISYTALITGLADHGRGQEALEFFERMQKEGIAPNQITFVGVLNACSYVGMLDEGCKYFKLMTQTYGIVPLTEHYACMVDLLGRAGELEEAHKLIESMTGAPDAGVWGALLGACRVHCNAKLGEIAAQHLFKIEPENTGNYVLLSNIYASLNRWNEAARVRNMMRERGMMKSPGYSWISK